The sequence CAATTCTGGGTGTTGTTTGTGTAATTGATTCAAGTATGGCCCTATTTGGGAAGATAAAGGTTGATTTCGTATAAATGTGTCATTGTTTTTGCTGTTTTCTCTATATTGATAACTGTGTTATAATATGTTTTGCTTTTGGGAGAGGTGCTGGAGTGGTCGAACAGGCTCGCCTGGAAAGCGTGTAGATGGCAAAAAACCGTCTCGAGGGTTCGAATCCCTCCCTCTCCGCCATTTTTTATCCCTGCCCTTAAAAAAGGGCAAAACCCATAGGGAGGTGTATTGTTGGCAAATTCAAAGCTTTATGAACTGGTAATTTTGTTTAATCCCAATGCAGAAGAGGAAAAGATTGATGCGTTGATGAAACGTATTCACGATCTGATCTCAAAAAGTTCTGGAGAACTCTTGAAAAGCGATAATTGGGGGAAAAAAAGATTGGCTTACACCATCGATGACTTGCGTGAAGCCATTTATATCTATGATGAGTTCAGGCTTCCAACGTCTGTGGTGGCTGAGGTTGACAGAATTTTGAAGATTAGCGAGATTGTTATCCGTCACATGATTGTTAAGAAACCAGACGTCCTTCAAAAAGCTGCTTTAAATGCTGAAAAGGAGGATAATCAGTCAAAAGAGGGAGAGACTGATTCTAATGAGCAGGTTCAATAAGGTTATTTTGGTAGGTAGACTGGTTAAGGATCCGGAGCTTAGATACACAGCTGAGGGTGTTCCAGTGGCAAGTTTGACTATTGCTGTTAATAGAATTAACAGGAAAAACTCTACCGATCAAACAAATGCAGATTTTTTTAATATTGTTGCCTGGCGCGCTACAGCAGAGTTTGCTAGTAACTTTATGAGGAAAGGGATTCTCTTTCTTGTAGAGGGCAGATTGCAAAATAGAAGTTATGAAACAAAAGAGGGTTCAAAAAGAACGGTAACTGAAATTGTAGCAGACAGCATACAGCTTTTGAGTCCAAAACAAGAAAGCGCTCAGAAATCTGAGACAGGAGAAGATGTTGCAGAGTTAGATGACTTTATTTTTGATGATGATTTTTCGAAAGGAGATTCTCCATTCTAATGTTTAAACTGTTGGTTTATTCTAAAATCTCTTAAAGAATGCAAGATAGTTATTTTTTAAATTTTAAGGAGGGTTTTGGTTGGCTTTACAAAATACAAGAAAAAGGGTTAGACGAAAGGCTTGTTCTTTTTGTGCTGAGAAGGTGAAATATATTGATTATAAAGATGTTAATCGTTTAAAGAAATATTTAAGCGACAGAGGCAAGATTTTGCCAAAAAGGGCTACAGGAGTTTGTGCTAAGCACCAAAGGCAGCTTACAACTGCGATTAAGAGGGCAAGAATGATAGCTCTTTTACCATTTACTGTTGATTAGAAAATAATTATGGGTAGTTAGCTATGAGTTTTTAGTACTTGATTGCCAGGATCTAAAACCGTTTGCTAACTACTCACTTGTTTAAGGAGGTTATTTGCTTAAAAAAAACTTTGATGCCATTGAGGTTTTCTTAGCTTCAGCCTTGGTGGTTTTTTTTGTTTTGTTTGGTGTTTACGTTCCAACTTTTGGTTTTTTGGGGCTTCTTTTAATGGCTGTTCCTATATGTATAGTTACTTATAGGAGAGGTATTTTTTATGGCGTTTTAACTCTTCTTTTGTCAGGTATTATCCTTGCTATTCTTTTGCCATATATCATTTCTGTAATATTTTGTACAATTAACTTTTCTCTTGGCATTGTTATGGGACTAATTTTAAGGAAAGAAAAGCCAATAAACGTACTACTTGGGACAACTGCAGCACTGTCTGGATTATTTGCTTTAGGTGTAGCATTCTTTATTCTAACTGGTCCAAAGGATCTTCTAAGCAATCTTTATGCAGCTTTTGAATCGTATATGATATCTTATTATCAAGGTTCTTCAGGGGTTGCGACTGAAGAAGTAAAGCAATTTGTAAAGTATATTGAAATCTATCTTCCTTCTTTAGTAATACTTTTATTCTTCATCTGGTCAGTATTTCAATACAGGATTGTTTCGTATGTCTTAAGATACCTATACAAGGTTGAAGTTCCACAGTTTGGCGATTTTAAAGAGGTTCGAATTCCGTACGAATTAAGTTTTCTTTTTTTAGCTTCATTGATAGCTAGTTTTTTGCCTATTTCAAATGAAATTAAGAATGCTTTTTTAAACGTTGAGCTAATACTTACTTTTATATATATGTTTGCTGGCGCATCTGTGCTTTTCTTTATTCTGTCTAAAAAATTATTTTTTAAGAATGACACCATAACTAAAATTATAAATTTGATTGTAGTACTACTTTTTGTAATAGTGCCGTTTTTAAGCTTTTTTTTGGTTTTTTTGGGGGTGTTTGATTCTGTATTTAATATTAGAAAGTACTTTAAACTTTAGATTTGGACAGATTTTTTAAAATTTTGTTAGGAAGGAGTGATATATATGGATAAGATTAAGGTTCTTTTAATTCAGGATATAAAATCCCTTGGCAAGGCAGGGGATATAGTTGAGGTATCTCAAGGGTATGCAAGAAACTATTTATTTTTGAAAAATCTTGCGAAAGAAGCTACAAAACCAATTATCGAAGAGTATGAGAAAAGAAAAATAGCTAACAAAAAGAAAGAGGACAAAAAATTGGCAGAAGCCAAAAATATATCACAAAAGCTTTCCTCAACAAATATAGTAATAAAAGCGAGGATGGGAGAAAATAATAAATTTTATGGAGCAATAACTTCCAAAGATATATCAAACAAACTAAAGGAAATGGGATTTGATTTCGATCCAAAACAAATAACCTTTGAAGGGGCGAAGGTTCCTGGTGAGTATGAGGCAAAGATAAGAGTTTATCCAGGAGTATTTTCTGTCATAAAGTTAACAGTCGAAGGCGTTTTAGATTTATAATTCTTTAATTTTAAAAACAAGCGATCGGGTTAAATATGACTGATTTTGATTATGTTAAAAAACAAATTTCTATTACCGACGTTATCGGACACTACGTTCATCTAAAACAAAGAGGCAACAGTTTAGTTGGACTTTGTCCTTTTCACAATGAGAAAACTCCATCCTTTTATGTTAGCCCAGAAAAAGGGCTTTTTTACTGTTTTGGGTGTAAAGTTGGCGGAGACGTTTTTACTTTTCTAATGAAATTGGAAAACCTTACCTTTGTTGAAGCATTTAAGAAAGCAGCTTCAATTTGTGGGGTTGAAGTCTCATCCGAATTTGAAAATTCTTCAAAGGATCAGGTTTTAAGGGTTTTAAAAGAGGCAGGCGCATTTTTTACAGAAAATTTGTGGAAAGAATCAGGAAAAGATGCTTTAGAATATATGCGTTCAAGAGGCTTTTCTGATGATTTTTTAAAAGAATATGAAGTTGGCTTTGTTCCAGAAGACGCAAGTGAATTAGTTGAAAGGCTAAAAAGACTTTCCTTTTCTGAGGATATAATTTATAAATCTGCAATCTTTTTAAACTTTAAAGAAGGCATTTTAAGGCTTTCTGGAAGAGTTTCATTTCCTATAAAAAATGTAGAGAATGAAATAGTTGCATTTGGCGCAAGACTTATTAAAAACGAACCTGATTCTCCAAAATACTTAAATTATCCTGATACGCTTGTTTTTAGGAAAAAGAATGCACTTTTCTTAATTGATAAAGCATTTGAACACATAAAGAGTTTAAGGAAAGTTATTCTTGTAGAAGGCTATTTAGATGCCTTGATGATGCACCAGAAAGGCTTTAAAAATACAGTTGCATCTTTAGGCACAACCCTTAATCCATCTAGTTTCAAGAGAATTGATAAACTTGTAGATAGATTGATAATTATGTACGATTCTGATGATGCTGGGAAAATTGCTACCAACAGACTCTTAAATATGACAGATCAGTTTACCTGTAATCTGTCTGTTGCAAGTCTGCCAGAAGGGCTTGATCCCCACGACGTTTTAACAAAATATGGCAAAGGTGCAATGGAAAGAATAGTGCAAAATTATATTAGCGGAGTTGATTTTAGAATTAATCTTATATTTTCTAATCCTTCTAACACAATAGAATCAAAAAGACAAAAGTATAGATTAGCCATTAGGGAACTGCAAAATCTTGGAGCAGAAGAGATTGAAGAATTTGTAAAAAAAGTTAGTGAAAAGTTGCACGTTCCTGAATCAAGAATTTTGTCTGACTCAGAGAGAATGTCTAGAAAAAAGATATCAGGAGAAAAGATTTTTTATAATTTGGTTAACTATTTTGATAGACATATTTTGAGAACTATTATTGAGAGGCCTGATTTTTATTTTTTGCTTAAGTCTTTTGATTATTCTATGCTCTTTAACGATGAAGAGTATTTACAAGCTGCAGAAGAGATTTTTAATATGGATAGCTTTGATATTGACGATAATATTCTTGACCTGTCAGATAAAACGAAGGCAAAAATAAGTCAGATTATACTTGAAGATGTGCCAATTATTCCAGATGATCAATGGGAGGAGATATTACAACTGGCGTGGACAAGAAAAAATATGTTTCTGTTGAAAGAGAACCTGTCCAAAGATAAGGATGCTATGATTGAATTTTTAGAGTTAGCAAAAAAAGAAAAGGAGCTGTCTTCAAAAATTGCAAGAATTAACGGTTGATATCTTAAATACGTTAAGATTAGTTTTATGCTAAAGTTTGAAGGTGAAACCTTTAAAGTGTTAATTAAGGATGAAAAGGAGATGATTAAGTTTGGTTCTAAGGTTGGATCTTGCCTTGAGAAAGGAGATGTCTTGCTTTTGGAAGGAAAGCTTGGTTCTGGCAAGACTACCTTTGTGCGAGGGATAATAAAAGATGCCTTTAGTCCAAGTTTTACTCTCTTAAACAAGTATAACTTTAAAGATACTCAAATTTATCATTTTGATTTTTACAGGTTAGAAAAACCTGATTATGACCTTTTTATAGAACTTGAAGAGGTTGAAGATGCAGTGGTGATCGTTGAATGGCCAAAATTTGACATACCAATATTCGAAAAGTCTACTATTTTAAAGTTTATTATATTTGAGGATCATAGAGAAGTTATAATCTGTGGTGAAAAGGCACGTGAATTTTACCAAAGCTATTCTAAAAAGTAATTTTAATGAATATTATGTTTAGAAAAAATAAATTCTTTATAGCGCACATTAACGACGAAACCTATTTCTTAATAGATAATGGAAAAGGTATTAAAGATTTTAGTTTCAAAGGACAATTATCAGATCAACTCCATCTAAAATTTAAACAATTTTTGGATTTATATGAGGTTAGTCTAGATGATATTAATTCAATTTATGTTTCAAGAGGACCTGGATCCTTTACTGCATTGAGAACGATTATACTATTTGCTAAAACTTTATGTTTATGCCTTGGAGCACAACTCTTTTCGTCAAATATTTTTGAAATTTTTTTATATGGTTCAGATTCTTTAAAAGGAGTTCAAAACATGGTTCTTTTTTCTAAAAAAAACAATTATTACCTGGCGAAAGTTATCCCAAATAAAGGCCTTTGTGGATACAACTTGGTTGAAGAGAGAGAATTGAACAATCTAAGTGGATTTATCATAGGAGATAAACCCTTCAAAAATTTTAAGAGCATTTCTTTCAAAGATATAAAAATAAATTTCAGTATTTTTAGAGAAGAAGATGTATATTACTTTGAGCCTGAATATGGAATTGATCTCAATGTTAAGATTTATCATCGATAGAAGTTAGTCTCTTTATGGAAATAAAAAACGCGAACTCTTTTAAAATAGGTCCTTCAAAGTTTGATATTATTCCTGCGACGCTCTCTCATTGTGAAAGCTTAATGGAATTTGGCAAAGATCTTCCCTCATTTTATTCAAATATAGAGTTTTTAAAAAAGGATTTATCCGATCCTTTAAAGTGTTTTTTTATAGCAATTTATAAAGATCTGGTAGTTGGTTTCATTTCATTTTTCAAGCTATACGACGAGATTCATCTTGCTTATATATATGTAAAAAAGGATTTTAGAAATATGGGTCTGGGAACTAGGCTTTTTAAATTCGCTTATGAAAAGTTCTTCCTTAAGGGAAAAGAAATATGGCTTGAGGTAGAAACTTCGAATACAACTGCATGTCTTTTTTATACAAAATTAGGTTTTAGGATAGTGTATAGGAGGAAGAATTATTATGGAGAAAACAAAGATGCATGGATAATGAAGAGGGAAGCTTAAGAATTAGCTAGATAGTAGTGAAAGTAGGGAAATAGCAAAGCCAAATGAATCAGCTGGACTGGATGGCCTAATTACTATTTCTTCCTTTGTAGCTTTAACAAAAAAGCCACTCTTCTTAATTTTTTCAATATATTCATTATTATTTGGAGCTATTTTGATGCTGTCTTTTAGAATATTTAATTCCTTTATTCCAATTTTTGTGGCCTTTAATTTTATTAATGTCAGCAAGAAGAGATTCGATAGCTCTTTTGGCATTTTACCAAACCTGTCTTCAATTTCTTCCTGTAACGAAAAAAGTTCTTCTTCACTTTCAACTTTTTGAAGTCTTTTGTAAAGATCAATCCTTAATCCCTCTTCATTTATATAATTTTTGTCTATATAGAGTTCAATTTCAGCTTTTATTTTAGTAAATTCCTTAACGGTTCCTCTTATTCTTGCAAGCTCTTCTGCGATCATCTCTGTGAACAGTTCAACTCCAATATTTTCCATATGTCCGTGTTGTTCTGTCCCCAGAACATTTCCAGTCCCTCTAATTTCCATGTCTTTCAGACTTATATTAAAGCCGCTAACAAGTGAAGAATTCCTTTGGATGGTTTCCAGCCTTCTTTTTGCATCTTCTGTAATTCTTTTATCTGAACTATATAAAAAATACGCATAACCCTGTTTGAAGCTCCTGCCTACCCTGCCTCTTAGTTGATAGAGTTCAGAAAGTCCAAATAAATCTGCATTGTTTATAATTATAGTATTTACCTCAGGAATATCTAAACCAGATTCTAATATCGCTGTTGAAATGAGAAGGTCTATTTCTTTGTTTAAAAATCTCTCTAGTGTGGTTGATATTTCTTGAGGACTTTTTTGGCCGTGTAATATTGCGCAGCTAACATTTCCTACTATATTTTCTATTTTTTCTTTTAAATTGTTTAAATTAGAAATTCTTGCATCGACGACAAAAATTTGACCCCCTCTGTCAAGTTCTCTTAGTATGGCTTCTCTGACAATTACGTCTTTAAAAACTGAAACTATTGAACGAATTGGCATTCTATTTTTTGGTGGAGTAAAGATGGTTGATATGTCCCTTAGTCCGCTTAATGCCATATTCAGAGTTCGAGGTATAGGCGTTGCAGACAAAGACAAAACGTCTAGTTCTGTTCTAATCTTCTTAAACTGTTCTTTTTGCATGACTCCAAACTTTTGTTCTTCATCTATGATTAATAAACCTAAATTTTTAAATTTTATATTTTTTGATAATAACGAGTGTGTTCCAATAATGATGTCTATTTTATTTTCTTTCAGATCTTTTAGGATTTTGTTTTTATTTCCTGATTTTGAAATTCTTGACAAAACTTCCACTCTTACCCCTAGGGGATCAAATCTATTTTTGAAAGTTCTATAGTGCTGATCGGCTAACAATGTGGTAGGGGCAAGTAACGCAACCTGTCTTGATGCTAGTACTGCTCTATATGCTGCTCTTATTGCTATTTCTGTTTTTCCAAAGCCAGCATCAGCTACTATCAATCTATCCATTGGATATGGTTTTGACATATCTAGAAAAACATCCTCAATAGCCCTTTCTTGGTCTGGAGTTTCATCGTAACCAAAGCTCTCTTTTAGTTCTAGTTCTTCCATAGTAGGGTCTTTGGTGTTTGAATATATAGGTCTTTGAACATTTCGTCTTGAGGCTTCTATAAAAACTATTTCATGAGCTATTTTTTCGGCAAAATCTTTAGCTCTTTTTTTCTTTGAAGTCCAATCGTTTGACCTTAAACTAGAAAGTTCTGCATCATCTGGGCCAATATATTTTGATAATCTGGTAAATTCTTCAACAGGAATGTATAAGATGTCATCATCCTTGTATAGAATTTGTGCATATTCTCTTTGGACTTTGGTAAAATTCATGAGCTTTAGTCCGATAAATCTACCTATTCCATGATCTCTGTGTACTACCAGATCGTTGTATTGGAGTTCCTGGAGGCTAGATATACTTTTGCGTCTTGTTGTTTTTTCCTTTGTCTGTATTGTAGAAAACTCTTGTGACGTAAAGATTATTAAGTTTTCTCTGATGCTGTATTTTTTTGCCAATTTTTTGTCTATACCCAATATCTCAATGCCTGCTGGATACCTTTTCTCTGAGAATATTAATTGAGGGTTTTCAAGGTCCTTTAGGCAGTTAGGTATATGATTCATAGATACTTCAACTGTATAATTGGCATTTAAATACCAGTTAAGAGTGTTTTTTATATTTTCAGTACCCCCTCTTGGTAAAGGAGGTGCTGCTCTAACTTCCTTAACAAGAGGTTTTATTAACTCTGGATTAAAATCAACTATATCTTTAGAGCGTTCTTTTGTATTAAAATCTTCTGCAAATAAATTTTCAGGATCCCTAAATAAATTGTAGATAAAGGATGGAATTTTGACATATATTTTGTTTTCAATTTGAAAGCTTCTTAGTTTTTTAATTTCCTGCAAAAGCCTGGTTATTTCTGATTGAACTTGATCTTTGTCGACAAAGAAGACCATATTAAAGTCATCTAATATAGATTTTAGATCGTTTTTAAAATACAGATAATTCTCAATGCCGTAAAAGTTAGTGTCATTTTCTATGTTTGTTATTTCTTCAGAAATAATATTTCTTTCTTCTTTTGATAGGGCATTGAAAAACCTTCTGATTTTTTCCTTTTCATCTGGTGAAAATTTTAGCGTTTCTATAACAATTAAATCAAAACTTTCAATTTCTCTTAGAGTTCTTTGATCTTCCGGGTTAAAATATTTTATTGCGTTAATAGTGTTGTCGCTGAAGATTAATCTGACTGGATTTTCTGAGTAGAATGGGAAAACGTCTAAAAGCATTCCTCTTACCGCAAATTCTCCGGGCAATTCACAAAGACTCTTTCTTGTATAATTTTTACTTAGTAAATCTATCAATTTTTCTCTATCAATTTCTACGTTTTTTTTCAAAAAAAGACTTTGAAAATTTTTTTCTTTGGGAGAGAGTACTGCCTTTGTAGAACTTATCAGCACAGAATATTTCTTTTGAGCAATTATTCTTTGGGAAATTATTCTAAAGGACGGGGAGAGTCTTTCTCCAAAGAGGATGTCCCAGGCTGGATACAACGAAAAATTAATCTCTTCTTCTGAATTAGTATTCGAATTCCTTTTGAGCAAATTGTAAGCGTCTTGAGAGATTTTCTCATTTTTATATACAAAAAGAGCTTTTTTGTTTTTTTGTGAAAAATAGTATGCGAGGAACAAGGACGTTTCAAATTGTACGTTGATTATATTACTTTTATAATTTGTGATACATTTTTCAAGAACCTTGTTAAATAATTCATCCAAAAATTTCAATTAAACTTTCCTCTTTCTAATTTTCTTTTCTTAGTGATCTTTAAGGAGAAACCTTAACTTTCCCACATTTCATAAGAGCTTCGTTTTCTCCTTTTTCAAGAAATATCTCAAGGCACGTAGCAACACTTTCAAATATTTTGGGAAGACATGAAAGCTCAGTATTGTCAAAATTTGAAAGGACCCAGTCTCTTGCTTTTACTCCCTCTTTTCTTCCTATACCAATTTTTATCCTTGGAATCAATTGAGTTCCAAGTTCTTCTATAATTGATTGCATTCCCTTGTGTCCTGCTGAACTACCCTTTGACCTAAATCTGATTGTTTTAAACTCTAAATCTAGATCATCATATATGACTATTATATTTTTGTGATCAATTTTATAAAAATCCGATACTTTTCTTACTGCAATTCCAGATCTATTCATATACGTATCGGGTTTGAGAAATATCAAATTATTGATTTTTTCTTCAAATTTTGAAAAATTAAAACCAAGATTTTCAAATAAGAAATCTAAAAATAGAAAACCAACGTTGTGTCTGGTTAAAGTATATTCTTTCCCTATGTTTCCAAGACCTACTATTAAATATAGCTCTTGTTTTGATGACAACCTGGTTAAGTTCATAATCTAACTCCAAAATTTAGAGATATCAGGATATAGATAATGTAAAAAATAAAGTTTAGAAACAATAATTTTGGATTTATGGCCCCATTTTTAATAAGAAAATATAAGTATAATGAGGAAAGAATTGTTACTGAACACAAAGCGATAGCCTTTTCATCCAACTGCCATGAACTTAAGATTAGACCTGCCATTATAGGAAAAGAAGATTGGAATACCATTGCGCCTGTAATGTTTGATATGGCAAGATGATCTTTTCCTTTAATCACCCAGGAAATTGAGTTAAACTTTTCTGGTAGTTCGGTAGCTATGGGTGAGAATATTGCGGAAACAATAAAAGGATTTAACCCAATAATATTCGATACAGATTCAATGCTGTTTACAAAAAAGTAAGATGATAATAAAATACCACACAGGCCAATTCCTAGTTGTAAAAATACCATTAGGTTGCCAGGGTCTTTTGATGTAGAAATTAAAAGAAGGTGCAGGTCTTCTTCTTCAAATCCCTCGTCTCTTTTAAAAACTGTATATAGATAAAATAAGTAAGAAATTAGAAAAAAAATTGCAAAAAAATACTTTAATTTGATTGAAAAAATTGATATTAACAGCGCTAGAGAGAAGTTAAATATAAAAAATTTTATGTCTAAAAGAATTGCCTCTTTTTTAAAATTGAGATTTTTATTGCCTTTTCTAAAAAGAGCAGGCAGCGCTAGGAGAGAAAAGGTTAGAGTTGATAGCATGAGCGGCGCACCTAAGATTGCTCCTATACCAATTCCTTCTCTAGAAGCAAGGGTAGGTAAGGTTAAAAGGGCTATTATCGGTATAATTGTTTCGGGAAGGGCAGTTGAAACAGCACTAAACACGCTTCCAACTACAGAATGCCCAAAATTTAAATTTTTTCCGAGCCACTCTACAGCATTCGTAAAGAGTTCACAAAATGCCAATATAGCAAGCAAAGATAAAATTAAAGTCAAAAGTTCCATCATCAAAGTTTAGAGCTTTTTTATACCTTCCTGATCATTGCTACCTCATCGCAATCAGGAAACTTTGGGCACTTTACACATTCAGACCATATCTTTTGGGGGAGATGCGACTTATCTAATATTTCGAACCCTAATGATTTAAAAAAAACTACCTGATACGTCAAAGCAAATACCTTTTTTAGCTTAAGTTGCCTTGCTTCTTCGATCAAAAAATTTACTATTTCTTTCCCTAATCCCCTTTTCTGATAATCACTGTTTACACACAAGCTTCTTATCTCTGCGATGTCTTCCCAAAAAATATGAAGTGCACCGCACCCGCAGATTTTATCATCGATTTCTAACACACAAAAGTCTCTTATAGATTCATAAATATCTGAAAGAGGCCTTATGAGCATTAGATTCTGTTTCGCAAAGCTTTCTATTAATGCCTTTATTACTTTTGCATCGTCGATTCTGGCTTTTCTAATAATAATTTTTGTCCTCCTAAAATTAATTATTTTTTGTAATCAGAGCAATTGCTACCG comes from Thermodesulfobium acidiphilum and encodes:
- a CDS encoding GNAT family N-acetyltransferase, which translates into the protein MEIKNANSFKIGPSKFDIIPATLSHCESLMEFGKDLPSFYSNIEFLKKDLSDPLKCFFIAIYKDLVVGFISFFKLYDEIHLAYIYVKKDFRNMGLGTRLFKFAYEKFFLKGKEIWLEVETSNTTACLFYTKLGFRIVYRRKNYYGENKDAWIMKREA
- a CDS encoding N-acetyltransferase, whose amino-acid sequence is MINFRRTKIIIRKARIDDAKVIKALIESFAKQNLMLIRPLSDIYESIRDFCVLEIDDKICGCGALHIFWEDIAEIRSLCVNSDYQKRGLGKEIVNFLIEEARQLKLKKVFALTYQVVFFKSLGFEILDKSHLPQKIWSECVKCPKFPDCDEVAMIRKV
- a CDS encoding single-stranded DNA-binding protein, yielding MSRFNKVILVGRLVKDPELRYTAEGVPVASLTIAVNRINRKNSTDQTNADFFNIVAWRATAEFASNFMRKGILFLVEGRLQNRSYETKEGSKRTVTEIVADSIQLLSPKQESAQKSETGEDVAELDDFIFDDDFSKGDSPF
- the tsaE gene encoding tRNA (adenosine(37)-N6)-threonylcarbamoyltransferase complex ATPase subunit type 1 TsaE, with amino-acid sequence MLKFEGETFKVLIKDEKEMIKFGSKVGSCLEKGDVLLLEGKLGSGKTTFVRGIIKDAFSPSFTLLNKYNFKDTQIYHFDFYRLEKPDYDLFIELEEVEDAVVIVEWPKFDIPIFEKSTILKFIIFEDHREVIICGEKAREFYQSYSKK
- the dnaG gene encoding DNA primase, giving the protein MTDFDYVKKQISITDVIGHYVHLKQRGNSLVGLCPFHNEKTPSFYVSPEKGLFYCFGCKVGGDVFTFLMKLENLTFVEAFKKAASICGVEVSSEFENSSKDQVLRVLKEAGAFFTENLWKESGKDALEYMRSRGFSDDFLKEYEVGFVPEDASELVERLKRLSFSEDIIYKSAIFLNFKEGILRLSGRVSFPIKNVENEIVAFGARLIKNEPDSPKYLNYPDTLVFRKKNALFLIDKAFEHIKSLRKVILVEGYLDALMMHQKGFKNTVASLGTTLNPSSFKRIDKLVDRLIIMYDSDDAGKIATNRLLNMTDQFTCNLSVASLPEGLDPHDVLTKYGKGAMERIVQNYISGVDFRINLIFSNPSNTIESKRQKYRLAIRELQNLGAEEIEEFVKKVSEKLHVPESRILSDSERMSRKKISGEKIFYNLVNYFDRHILRTIIERPDFYFLLKSFDYSMLFNDEEYLQAAEEIFNMDSFDIDDNILDLSDKTKAKISQIILEDVPIIPDDQWEEILQLAWTRKNMFLLKENLSKDKDAMIEFLELAKKEKELSSKIARING
- the pth gene encoding aminoacyl-tRNA hydrolase; this encodes MNLTRLSSKQELYLIVGLGNIGKEYTLTRHNVGFLFLDFLFENLGFNFSKFEEKINNLIFLKPDTYMNRSGIAVRKVSDFYKIDHKNIIVIYDDLDLEFKTIRFRSKGSSAGHKGMQSIIEELGTQLIPRIKIGIGRKEGVKARDWVLSNFDNTELSCLPKIFESVATCLEIFLEKGENEALMKCGKVKVSP
- the rpsR gene encoding 30S ribosomal protein S18, encoding MALQNTRKRVRRKACSFCAEKVKYIDYKDVNRLKKYLSDRGKILPKRATGVCAKHQRQLTTAIKRARMIALLPFTVD
- the rpsF gene encoding 30S ribosomal protein S6, with the translated sequence MANSKLYELVILFNPNAEEEKIDALMKRIHDLISKSSGELLKSDNWGKKRLAYTIDDLREAIYIYDEFRLPTSVVAEVDRILKISEIVIRHMIVKKPDVLQKAALNAEKEDNQSKEGETDSNEQVQ
- the mfd gene encoding transcription-repair coupling factor: MKFLDELFNKVLEKCITNYKSNIINVQFETSLFLAYYFSQKNKKALFVYKNEKISQDAYNLLKRNSNTNSEEEINFSLYPAWDILFGERLSPSFRIISQRIIAQKKYSVLISSTKAVLSPKEKNFQSLFLKKNVEIDREKLIDLLSKNYTRKSLCELPGEFAVRGMLLDVFPFYSENPVRLIFSDNTINAIKYFNPEDQRTLREIESFDLIVIETLKFSPDEKEKIRRFFNALSKEERNIISEEITNIENDTNFYGIENYLYFKNDLKSILDDFNMVFFVDKDQVQSEITRLLQEIKKLRSFQIENKIYVKIPSFIYNLFRDPENLFAEDFNTKERSKDIVDFNPELIKPLVKEVRAAPPLPRGGTENIKNTLNWYLNANYTVEVSMNHIPNCLKDLENPQLIFSEKRYPAGIEILGIDKKLAKKYSIRENLIIFTSQEFSTIQTKEKTTRRKSISSLQELQYNDLVVHRDHGIGRFIGLKLMNFTKVQREYAQILYKDDDILYIPVEEFTRLSKYIGPDDAELSSLRSNDWTSKKKRAKDFAEKIAHEIVFIEASRRNVQRPIYSNTKDPTMEELELKESFGYDETPDQERAIEDVFLDMSKPYPMDRLIVADAGFGKTEIAIRAAYRAVLASRQVALLAPTTLLADQHYRTFKNRFDPLGVRVEVLSRISKSGNKNKILKDLKENKIDIIIGTHSLLSKNIKFKNLGLLIIDEEQKFGVMQKEQFKKIRTELDVLSLSATPIPRTLNMALSGLRDISTIFTPPKNRMPIRSIVSVFKDVIVREAILRELDRGGQIFVVDARISNLNNLKEKIENIVGNVSCAILHGQKSPQEISTTLERFLNKEIDLLISTAILESGLDIPEVNTIIINNADLFGLSELYQLRGRVGRSFKQGYAYFLYSSDKRITEDAKRRLETIQRNSSLVSGFNISLKDMEIRGTGNVLGTEQHGHMENIGVELFTEMIAEELARIRGTVKEFTKIKAEIELYIDKNYINEEGLRIDLYKRLQKVESEEELFSLQEEIEDRFGKMPKELSNLFLLTLIKLKATKIGIKELNILKDSIKIAPNNNEYIEKIKKSGFFVKATKEEIVIRPSSPADSFGFAISLLSLLSS
- a CDS encoding sodium:calcium antiporter, with product MTLILSLLAILAFCELFTNAVEWLGKNLNFGHSVVGSVFSAVSTALPETIIPIIALLTLPTLASREGIGIGAILGAPLMLSTLTFSLLALPALFRKGNKNLNFKKEAILLDIKFFIFNFSLALLISIFSIKLKYFFAIFFLISYLFYLYTVFKRDEGFEEEDLHLLLISTSKDPGNLMVFLQLGIGLCGILLSSYFFVNSIESVSNIIGLNPFIVSAIFSPIATELPEKFNSISWVIKGKDHLAISNITGAMVFQSSFPIMAGLILSSWQLDEKAIALCSVTILSSLYLYFLIKNGAINPKLLFLNFIFYIIYILISLNFGVRL
- the rplI gene encoding 50S ribosomal protein L9, translated to MDKIKVLLIQDIKSLGKAGDIVEVSQGYARNYLFLKNLAKEATKPIIEEYEKRKIANKKKEDKKLAEAKNISQKLSSTNIVIKARMGENNKFYGAITSKDISNKLKEMGFDFDPKQITFEGAKVPGEYEAKIRVYPGVFSVIKLTVEGVLDL
- a CDS encoding DUF2232 domain-containing protein, whose amino-acid sequence is MLKKNFDAIEVFLASALVVFFVLFGVYVPTFGFLGLLLMAVPICIVTYRRGIFYGVLTLLLSGIILAILLPYIISVIFCTINFSLGIVMGLILRKEKPINVLLGTTAALSGLFALGVAFFILTGPKDLLSNLYAAFESYMISYYQGSSGVATEEVKQFVKYIEIYLPSLVILLFFIWSVFQYRIVSYVLRYLYKVEVPQFGDFKEVRIPYELSFLFLASLIASFLPISNEIKNAFLNVELILTFIYMFAGASVLFFILSKKLFFKNDTITKIINLIVVLLFVIVPFLSFFLVFLGVFDSVFNIRKYFKL